The following coding sequences are from one Paenibacillus sp. FSL R5-0912 window:
- a CDS encoding helix-turn-helix domain-containing protein, translating to MLHASPSSFVILPALAKIVCEPGWKWQKREKPLQNYDLFYVWSGEGTVVRSGVPYQVGKGSCFLFRPGDHTSATHNPQKPLVLTYIHFDVAEEVTEIPAPYHELTETVEFEHLLARYVRLFLVQTYAAEEEGRLILKQLMIHLLRQDQVVPIERHVSNQLAEVIHEVANYVSQHPGASHRVEDLAARAGLSPRYFSIKFKEITGSSVQSYVIRARIERAQHLLLYAGMNVTEVADALGYRDIFFFSRQFKQHTGKSPSEIR from the coding sequence ATGCTGCATGCATCGCCATCCTCTTTTGTAATCCTCCCGGCCCTGGCGAAGATCGTCTGTGAACCGGGCTGGAAGTGGCAAAAAAGAGAGAAGCCGCTGCAAAATTATGATTTGTTCTATGTCTGGAGCGGGGAAGGAACCGTTGTGCGCAGCGGGGTGCCCTATCAGGTGGGGAAGGGAAGCTGCTTCCTGTTCCGCCCGGGGGATCACACCAGTGCTACGCATAATCCGCAAAAACCGCTTGTGCTTACATATATACATTTCGATGTTGCCGAAGAGGTGACGGAGATTCCTGCGCCTTACCATGAGCTGACGGAGACGGTGGAGTTCGAGCATCTGCTGGCCCGTTACGTCCGACTATTCCTGGTGCAGACCTACGCTGCAGAGGAAGAAGGCCGCCTGATCCTGAAGCAGCTGATGATTCATCTGCTGCGGCAGGACCAGGTCGTGCCGATCGAGCGCCATGTCAGCAACCAGCTGGCTGAGGTGATCCACGAGGTGGCTAACTATGTCAGCCAGCATCCAGGTGCTTCGCACCGGGTAGAGGATCTGGCCGCACGGGCGGGGCTGTCGCCGCGTTACTTCTCAATCAAGTTCAAGGAGATCACCGGCTCCTCGGTGCAGTCCTATGTGATCCGCGCCAGGATTGAACGTGCCCAGCACCTCTTACTCTACGCCGGCATGAACGTGACTGAGGTGGCGGATGCGCTGGGCTACCGCGATATATTCTTCTTCAGCCGCCAGTTCAAGCAGCACACGGGGAAAAGCCCGTCGGAGATACGCTGA
- a CDS encoding chemotaxis protein CheX yields the protein MKAEVINPFLESARIVIEQVIQVSPSTGILGIKDIELIDNHIWIQVGMTGQLSGNIIFGIAEHVALKMVSAMMGGYVITEMDEMGQSAISELGNMISGNASTILSNQGVSVDITPPKLMKSESMSILPRRALSIPLLMEGIGELDIQVMIS from the coding sequence ATGAAAGCAGAAGTAATCAATCCGTTTCTAGAGTCTGCACGAATTGTTATTGAACAGGTGATACAAGTCTCGCCGTCTACCGGTATTCTGGGTATTAAGGACATTGAACTGATCGATAATCATATATGGATTCAAGTGGGAATGACAGGTCAGCTCAGCGGGAATATTATCTTCGGAATCGCCGAGCATGTGGCGCTTAAGATGGTGTCGGCCATGATGGGCGGCTATGTGATTACGGAAATGGACGAGATGGGCCAGAGTGCCATTTCGGAGCTTGGCAACATGATCAGCGGCAATGCCAGTACTATTCTTTCCAATCAAGGGGTATCTGTAGACATTACCCCGCCGAAGCTGATGAAGTCGGAGAGCATGTCCATCCTGCCGCGCAGAGCGCTTAGTATTCCGCTTCTGATGGAGGGCATCGGGGAGCTTGATATTCAGGTTATGATCTCTTAG
- a CDS encoding NADPH-dependent oxidoreductase encodes MNEVIRLLTNHRSFRQYTRQAVEPEKLKTIIEAAQAAPSWVNGQQVSVIAVRSEERKQQLSLLSGNQKHVAEAPVFLVFCMDFHRARLAAELEDQPFEAAGDVDALLVGATDVGIALANAVAAAESLGLGIIPIGGVRRRTAEVIELLQLPEYVFPVAGLCIGYPGEELPKKPRLPMAAVYHEETYNPDQKALIQEYNETHRESLRAQGLTGRDWSSTIARFYALNPQYGDAGRTLKQQGFTCDNLNKEQP; translated from the coding sequence TTGAACGAAGTGATTAGACTACTTACGAACCACCGCTCTTTCCGGCAATATACAAGGCAGGCGGTAGAACCAGAGAAGCTGAAGACCATAATTGAGGCAGCCCAGGCCGCTCCATCCTGGGTGAACGGCCAGCAGGTATCGGTCATTGCGGTACGCAGCGAAGAACGGAAGCAGCAGCTGTCGTTATTGAGCGGGAACCAGAAGCATGTGGCCGAAGCGCCGGTATTCCTGGTGTTCTGCATGGACTTTCACCGGGCCCGGCTGGCGGCAGAGCTGGAAGACCAGCCGTTTGAAGCGGCAGGGGATGTGGATGCGCTGCTGGTCGGTGCAACCGATGTCGGCATTGCGTTAGCGAATGCGGTGGCTGCTGCGGAGTCGCTGGGACTTGGGATTATTCCGATCGGCGGCGTGCGCCGCCGCACAGCCGAAGTGATCGAGCTGCTGCAGCTGCCCGAATATGTATTCCCGGTAGCCGGCCTGTGTATCGGCTATCCGGGCGAAGAGCTGCCGAAGAAGCCGCGTCTTCCTATGGCGGCTGTGTATCATGAAGAAACCTATAACCCTGATCAGAAGGCCCTGATCCAGGAGTACAATGAGACCCACCGTGAGTCGCTTAGGGCTCAAGGGCTGACCGGGAGGGATTGGAGCAGTACGATTGCCCGCTTCTATGCCCTGAATCCGCAGTACGGAGACGCGGGGCGGACGCTGAAGCAGCAGGGCTTCACCTGTGATAATCTCAATAAGGAACAACCATAG
- a CDS encoding YjcZ family sporulation protein, which translates to MSEEVRGGYGYGHGAFTSTGAILVLFILLVIISRSLFV; encoded by the coding sequence ATGAGCGAAGAAGTTAGAGGCGGATACGGATACGGACACGGTGCATTCACAAGCACAGGCGCAATTCTGGTTCTCTTTATCCTGCTGGTTATCATCAGCCGTTCACTCTTTGTCTAA
- a CDS encoding SDR family NAD(P)-dependent oxidoreductase, whose amino-acid sequence MALQGKVVVITGASSGIGALTAQMLSQRGAVPILLARSEDKLKETAAGIPGVFGLFVCDVTDDAAVVRTFEAILAEYGRIDILLNNAGYGKFAAFTEMEPCEFDAMMDVNYMGIVRCTKAVVPHMLERGSGQIVNVASMAGKIGTARAVAYTATKHAVLGFTNALRQELRKSGIIVSAVNPGPIATEFFKTADPSGNYEKSVSRIMMTPQHVSAKIVKLMEKGKEEVDLPGLAAFGIRLYGLFPRLADKLTYNAMNRK is encoded by the coding sequence ATGGCATTACAAGGCAAGGTTGTTGTTATTACAGGAGCTTCGAGCGGCATCGGTGCGCTTACGGCACAGATGCTCAGCCAGCGTGGGGCCGTTCCCATTCTGCTGGCCCGTTCGGAAGACAAGCTGAAAGAAACCGCGGCCGGAATACCGGGCGTTTTTGGACTGTTCGTCTGTGATGTGACCGATGATGCGGCGGTGGTACGTACCTTCGAAGCGATTCTTGCCGAATACGGCAGAATTGACATTCTCCTCAATAATGCCGGTTACGGCAAGTTTGCGGCTTTTACGGAGATGGAGCCCTGCGAGTTCGATGCTATGATGGACGTGAACTATATGGGGATTGTCCGCTGCACCAAGGCGGTAGTGCCTCATATGCTGGAGCGCGGCAGCGGTCAGATCGTGAATGTGGCCTCTATGGCCGGCAAAATCGGTACAGCCCGCGCGGTTGCCTATACGGCTACCAAGCATGCTGTTCTCGGCTTCACCAATGCGCTCCGCCAGGAGCTCCGCAAGAGCGGCATTATTGTCTCGGCCGTGAACCCCGGACCCATCGCCACCGAATTCTTCAAGACCGCCGACCCTTCAGGCAATTATGAGAAAAGCGTAAGCCGGATCATGATGACTCCGCAGCATGTGTCTGCGAAGATTGTGAAGCTGATGGAGAAAGGCAAGGAAGAAGTGGATCTGCCCGGTCTGGCAGCCTTCGGAATTCGTCTATACGGCTTATTCCCGCGGCTGGCGGATAAGCTGACCTATAACGCTATGAACAGAAAATGA
- a CDS encoding aminotransferase class I/II-fold pyridoxal phosphate-dependent enzyme, producing MNPLAGQLNDSIKAGNEHVYDMLSNLGKAIYFPKEGILSQSAEATAHAKKYNATIGIATENGMPMHLGVIQDKLSAYSPKDLYGYAPPAGKPELRTVWREKMLRENPSLEGKSFSNPVVTNALTHGLSIVADLFAEQGDAVIYPDKNWENYELTFGIRRLTETVNYPLFTEDMSFNSEGLLDALLAQKDRGKAIVLLNFPNNPTGYTPGVKEGEAIVAAILRAAEEGVNVVVVSDDAYFGLFFEDSLKESLFGKLANLHPRVLAIKIDGATKEEFVWGFRVGFITYASENKELLAALEQKTLGIIRATISSGAHPSQTFVLDALKAPEFASQKEEKFQIMKGRANKVKALLDSGKYGDDVWTYYPFNSGYFMCLKLLTVPAETLRLHLIHNYGLGTIALGESDLRIAFSCIEENQLEDLFDLVYAGIRDLEKA from the coding sequence ATGAATCCACTGGCTGGACAATTGAATGACAGCATCAAGGCAGGCAATGAACATGTGTACGATATGCTCTCGAATCTCGGCAAAGCAATCTATTTCCCCAAAGAGGGAATCCTGAGCCAGTCTGCAGAAGCGACGGCTCATGCTAAGAAGTATAATGCCACCATCGGTATTGCTACCGAGAACGGGATGCCGATGCACCTTGGTGTGATCCAGGATAAGCTCTCCGCCTACAGCCCCAAAGACCTGTACGGCTACGCGCCTCCTGCAGGCAAGCCGGAGCTGCGCACGGTATGGCGGGAGAAGATGCTGCGGGAGAATCCGTCGCTGGAAGGCAAGTCCTTCAGCAACCCGGTCGTTACGAACGCCCTGACACACGGGCTTAGCATAGTTGCCGATCTGTTCGCAGAGCAAGGGGATGCCGTCATCTATCCGGACAAAAACTGGGAGAACTACGAGCTGACCTTCGGCATCCGCCGTCTGACCGAAACCGTTAACTATCCGCTGTTCACCGAAGATATGAGCTTCAATAGCGAAGGACTGCTGGATGCACTGCTGGCCCAGAAGGACCGCGGCAAAGCCATCGTCCTGCTCAATTTCCCTAATAACCCGACAGGGTATACACCAGGCGTTAAAGAAGGCGAAGCCATCGTTGCCGCAATCCTGCGTGCCGCTGAAGAAGGCGTTAATGTCGTAGTCGTCAGCGATGATGCTTATTTCGGACTCTTTTTCGAGGATTCACTGAAGGAATCGCTGTTTGGCAAGCTCGCGAACCTGCACCCACGTGTGCTGGCAATTAAGATTGACGGAGCCACTAAAGAAGAATTTGTCTGGGGCTTCCGCGTTGGCTTCATCACTTACGCTTCCGAGAACAAAGAGCTGCTGGCTGCCCTGGAGCAGAAGACACTCGGTATTATCCGGGCCACCATCTCCAGCGGAGCACATCCGTCCCAGACCTTTGTACTGGATGCGCTGAAGGCGCCGGAATTCGCTTCCCAGAAGGAAGAGAAGTTCCAGATCATGAAGGGCCGGGCCAATAAAGTGAAAGCACTGCTGGACAGTGGCAAATACGGCGACGATGTATGGACTTATTATCCGTTCAACTCCGGGTACTTCATGTGCCTGAAGCTGCTCACCGTGCCGGCTGAAACCTTACGGCTCCACCTGATCCACAATTACGGGCTGGGCACCATCGCCCTCGGCGAAAGTGATCTGCGCATTGCCTTCTCCTGCATCGAAGAGAATCAGCTTGAGGATCTGTTCGATCTGGTCTATGCAGGCATCCGCGATTTGGAGAAAGCCTGA
- a CDS encoding histidinol-phosphatase yields MNFDLHTHHFRCGHADGSIRDYIEAGITAGLDVIGISDHTPYFGSPSEQAFPRIAMAKSELVHYVEEVLALQKEYEGRIDVLLGIESDYFPEHAELYRKTLAAYPFDYVIGSVHSVDGNSIFNKSRWKGLGPKQKLEAKAEYYRLIAESARSGMFQILGHIDAMKGNYPQFSEISAPREIDEALSAISECGLAIEINTSGGTKLCGGWYPSDEILERALHFGVEVSFGSDAHKPSRVADQRNNVAVRLKEIGFKHWVYYKRREKITVGL; encoded by the coding sequence ATGAATTTCGACCTGCATACCCATCATTTCCGCTGCGGTCATGCTGACGGAAGCATCAGGGATTATATTGAAGCAGGGATAACCGCGGGTCTTGATGTGATCGGGATTTCCGATCACACGCCCTATTTCGGAAGTCCGTCCGAGCAGGCTTTTCCGCGTATCGCGATGGCCAAATCGGAGCTTGTCCACTACGTGGAGGAGGTACTGGCTCTGCAAAAGGAGTACGAAGGCCGTATTGATGTCCTGCTCGGCATTGAGTCCGACTATTTCCCCGAGCATGCAGAGCTGTACCGGAAGACGCTTGCCGCCTATCCGTTTGACTATGTGATCGGTTCGGTGCACAGCGTGGACGGCAACAGCATCTTTAATAAAAGCCGCTGGAAGGGTCTGGGCCCTAAGCAGAAGCTGGAAGCCAAAGCGGAGTACTACCGGCTGATCGCCGAATCCGCGCGCAGCGGCATGTTCCAGATCCTCGGACACATTGATGCGATGAAGGGCAATTATCCGCAGTTCTCGGAGATCTCCGCTCCCCGGGAGATTGATGAAGCCTTAAGCGCAATCAGCGAATGCGGGCTGGCCATCGAGATCAACACCTCGGGCGGCACCAAGCTGTGCGGCGGCTGGTATCCGTCGGATGAGATTCTGGAGCGGGCGCTGCATTTCGGCGTGGAGGTCAGCTTCGGCTCCGATGCCCATAAGCCTTCCCGGGTGGCTGATCAGCGCAATAACGTTGCCGTGCGGCTTAAGGAGATCGGATTTAAGCACTGGGTCTACTACAAACGGCGTGAGAAGATTACAGTAGGACTATAG
- a CDS encoding DEAD/DEAH box helicase produces MNKASFAAIGIQEDLVARLSEFGITEPSPVQEQTIPLLLEGRDVLAASQTGTGKTLAYLLPLLQGIHPDQKAVQKLVLAPTQELAMQILREAERYGAHRGIRAMGLIGGAAIKRQIDKLREHPQLVVGTPGRVRELIGLRKLKMHEVTTIILDEADQMFQLSGAGEVTKIVSSALRTRQLVMLSATIGPETKLLANKEMKNIAEVGIDPGMMTAQSLEHHYVVSEERNKVDMLRRVIRHYKPERAIVFVNATDDIAEVTAKLNHLGLPAAALYGDADKVTRANVLARFRDGKLKVLVASDVAARGLDIENLTLVVSFDPAFDSEHYVHRAGRTGRMGKRGMSVTIVTEQQTFIMRKFARELDIQLDEREMAFGKALAEGERSEFRSGGGGNARRMGVEPRGGEAAPRAGKPQVRTSAAGTAGGTGGEAPAGQPGAAAGSGVTVRREQHRPGIAAGTRSAATPAGKARSNAERDKNRKNKGAPKWLKNKTPRGDGQ; encoded by the coding sequence ATGAATAAAGCTTCTTTTGCAGCCATCGGCATTCAGGAAGACCTCGTTGCCCGATTGTCTGAATTCGGCATCACCGAACCATCCCCGGTACAGGAGCAGACGATCCCGCTTCTGCTGGAAGGAAGAGATGTTCTGGCTGCATCCCAGACTGGGACAGGCAAAACTCTGGCCTACCTGCTGCCGCTGCTGCAAGGGATCCATCCGGACCAGAAAGCGGTGCAGAAGCTGGTGCTGGCACCAACCCAGGAGCTGGCGATGCAGATTCTCCGCGAAGCAGAGCGCTACGGAGCACACCGGGGCATCCGGGCGATGGGGCTGATCGGCGGGGCGGCGATCAAACGCCAAATTGACAAGCTGCGCGAGCATCCCCAGCTGGTTGTGGGGACGCCGGGACGCGTGCGGGAGCTGATCGGGCTGCGCAAGCTGAAGATGCATGAGGTGACGACGATTATTCTCGATGAGGCGGACCAGATGTTCCAGCTCAGCGGCGCGGGCGAAGTGACGAAGATTGTCAGCAGCGCGCTGCGCACACGCCAGTTGGTTATGCTGTCCGCGACCATCGGACCGGAGACCAAGCTCTTGGCTAACAAGGAAATGAAGAACATCGCAGAGGTGGGTATTGATCCCGGCATGATGACGGCCCAGAGTCTTGAACATCACTACGTGGTGTCCGAGGAGCGGAATAAGGTGGATATGCTGCGCCGGGTGATCCGCCACTACAAGCCGGAGCGGGCGATTGTGTTCGTCAATGCTACCGATGATATTGCTGAAGTGACCGCGAAGCTGAACCATCTGGGGCTTCCTGCTGCAGCGCTGTACGGGGATGCCGACAAGGTTACGCGCGCAAACGTGCTGGCCCGCTTCCGTGACGGCAAGCTCAAGGTGCTGGTCGCCAGCGACGTGGCGGCCAGAGGCCTGGACATTGAGAATCTGACGCTGGTCGTCAGCTTCGATCCGGCCTTTGACTCCGAGCACTATGTCCACCGTGCCGGACGGACGGGGCGCATGGGCAAACGCGGAATGTCCGTAACGATTGTTACGGAGCAGCAGACGTTCATCATGCGCAAATTCGCCCGCGAGCTGGATATCCAGCTGGACGAGCGGGAAATGGCCTTTGGGAAGGCGCTGGCGGAGGGCGAGCGCAGTGAATTCCGCAGCGGCGGGGGCGGGAACGCTCGCCGCATGGGGGTTGAACCGCGCGGCGGCGAAGCTGCGCCGCGCGCCGGCAAGCCGCAGGTGCGGACCTCGGCGGCTGGCACAGCCGGAGGGACGGGCGGCGAAGCGCCGGCAGGGCAGCCGGGCGCAGCGGCTGGCAGCGGTGTTACGGTGCGGCGTGAGCAGCACCGGCCGGGGATTGCCGCGGGCACGCGCAGCGCGGCGACACCTGCGGGCAAGGCACGCAGCAATGCGGAGCGGGACAAGAACCGCAAGAATAAGGGAGCCCCGAAGTGGCTCAAGAACAAAACCCCGAGAGGTGACGGTCAATGA
- the gpmA gene encoding 2,3-diphosphoglycerate-dependent phosphoglycerate mutase, with translation MYEIVLIRHGESEYNRQNLFTGWSDPDLTEKGVEEAKKAGKLLKDAGYTFDLAFASVLKRSIKTLNYVLDEMDLLWIPVQKSWKLNERHYGALQGLSKSETALKYGEEQLHIWRRSLSVRPPMLEPDDPRYARNDIRYKEVRPGDIPRGESLEDTVHRVGDFWGNRIVPLIRKKERVLISAHGNTLRALIKYMEDIDETALLDLNIPTGVPLVYKLDDDVKPISRFYLGEPEEVQEKAREVANQSKVTE, from the coding sequence ATGTACGAAATAGTACTGATACGGCATGGAGAGAGCGAATACAACCGGCAGAACCTGTTTACGGGCTGGAGTGATCCCGATCTGACGGAGAAGGGTGTGGAAGAGGCGAAGAAAGCAGGCAAGCTGCTGAAGGATGCGGGATACACGTTCGATCTTGCTTTCGCCTCGGTGCTGAAGCGTTCAATTAAGACACTAAACTATGTGCTGGATGAGATGGACCTGCTGTGGATTCCCGTGCAGAAATCGTGGAAGCTGAATGAGCGCCATTACGGAGCGCTGCAGGGCCTCAGCAAAAGTGAAACTGCACTGAAATACGGCGAGGAGCAGCTCCATATCTGGCGGCGCAGTCTCTCGGTCCGGCCTCCGATGCTGGAGCCGGATGATCCGCGTTATGCCAGAAATGATATCCGCTATAAGGAAGTGCGTCCCGGCGATATTCCGCGCGGTGAGAGCCTGGAGGATACCGTGCACCGGGTTGGCGATTTCTGGGGCAACCGGATTGTACCGCTGATCCGCAAGAAGGAACGCGTCCTGATCTCGGCGCATGGTAATACGCTGCGGGCCCTGATCAAATACATGGAGGATATTGATGAGACGGCGCTGCTGGATCTCAATATTCCAACCGGCGTCCCGCTGGTCTACAAGCTGGATGATGATGTGAAGCCGATCAGCCGCTTCTATCTCGGCGAGCCGGAAGAGGTGCAGGAGAAAGCGCGCGAGGTGGCTAATCAGAGTAAGGTTACGGAGTGA
- a CDS encoding LysR family transcriptional regulator, whose translation MNISQLETLITISKTMSFRKAGELLNLTQPAVSAQIKSLEEEFKTQLVDRNQPVTLTDRGQVFLTHAEQIVGIVEELKQRLADLEENPQGHIILGTTTSIAIQILPRILSYFQDQFPHIKTSISSMSSSQIYQHVENGLVDVGIGYLIGRSPGMTTSVLYYDTFELVVSPRHPLAQVKSAGIEALGKTPLILLSPDTVGRKFADEVLAKHGIQPQVIMELTSSEEVKRMVELDLGAAVISKQSVTAEVRNGTLKIVPIIELEVTHPVGVITKSGKYVNSAMRQFLSDLKGMPETQFIGSE comes from the coding sequence ATGAATATCAGCCAGCTTGAAACACTGATTACCATTTCCAAAACGATGAGCTTCCGCAAGGCGGGAGAACTACTCAATTTGACCCAACCGGCGGTTTCAGCACAGATCAAAAGTCTCGAAGAAGAATTCAAAACCCAGCTTGTGGACCGGAATCAGCCTGTAACCCTGACAGACCGGGGCCAAGTATTCCTCACGCATGCGGAGCAGATTGTAGGTATCGTTGAAGAACTTAAGCAGCGTCTTGCGGATCTCGAGGAGAATCCCCAGGGGCACATTATTCTCGGAACGACCACCTCCATTGCCATTCAGATTTTGCCGCGGATTCTGTCCTATTTCCAGGACCAGTTCCCGCATATCAAAACCTCGATCTCGTCCATGTCCTCTTCACAAATCTATCAGCATGTCGAGAATGGTCTTGTTGATGTCGGAATCGGCTATCTGATCGGCCGCAGTCCCGGAATGACAACTTCCGTCCTGTATTATGATACCTTTGAACTGGTCGTCTCGCCCCGCCATCCTCTGGCCCAGGTCAAATCGGCCGGTATTGAGGCGCTTGGCAAAACACCGCTTATCCTGCTGTCCCCGGACACCGTCGGCCGGAAATTCGCCGATGAAGTACTGGCCAAACACGGTATCCAGCCCCAGGTCATCATGGAGCTGACCAGCAGCGAAGAGGTGAAACGGATGGTGGAGCTGGATCTCGGGGCAGCCGTTATTTCCAAACAGTCTGTAACCGCCGAGGTCCGAAACGGCACGCTCAAAATCGTCCCGATCATCGAGCTCGAGGTCACCCACCCTGTAGGCGTCATCACCAAATCCGGCAAGTACGTCAATTCGGCCATGAGGCAGTTTCTGAGCGATCTTAAGGGAATGCCCGAAACCCAATTCATCGGCTCAGAGTAA
- a CDS encoding ABC transporter ATP-binding protein, which translates to MNTAPVLQITGLSGGYSLNKPVLHDIGLQVQPGEMVGLIGLNGAGKSTTMKHILGLMSPHKGEITVQGKTRSSDPESYHSALSFVPESPLLYEEMTVREHVEFTARAYGVERSDYESRTSQLAALFNMEDKMDTLSSHLSKGMKQKVMIMCAFVARPALYVIDEPFLGLDPLGIRSLLDFMLDLKKSGASILLSSHILSTIENYCDRFIVLHRGMVIAEGTLAEMTAKAGLQGLNLEQLFYELVQGGK; encoded by the coding sequence ATGAACACAGCCCCCGTATTGCAAATTACGGGTTTAAGCGGAGGTTACAGCCTGAACAAGCCGGTGCTTCATGATATCGGCTTGCAGGTGCAGCCCGGTGAAATGGTCGGGCTTATCGGTCTGAACGGTGCGGGCAAAAGTACAACCATGAAGCATATTCTTGGTCTGATGTCCCCGCATAAAGGTGAGATTACCGTACAGGGCAAGACGCGCAGCAGCGACCCCGAGAGCTATCACAGCGCACTGTCCTTTGTACCGGAATCCCCTCTGCTCTATGAGGAAATGACAGTCCGCGAGCATGTTGAATTCACTGCCAGAGCTTATGGCGTGGAGCGCAGTGATTACGAATCGCGCACCAGCCAGCTGGCCGCACTCTTTAATATGGAGGACAAGATGGATACCCTGTCCTCCCATCTATCCAAAGGCATGAAGCAAAAGGTAATGATTATGTGCGCTTTCGTAGCGCGTCCGGCACTCTATGTCATCGATGAGCCGTTTCTCGGCCTTGATCCGCTGGGCATCCGCTCGCTGCTGGATTTCATGCTGGATCTGAAGAAATCCGGGGCGTCGATTCTGCTTAGCTCGCATATTCTCTCCACCATAGAGAACTATTGTGACCGGTTCATTGTGCTGCACCGCGGGATGGTCATCGCCGAGGGAACACTTGCCGAGATGACGGCGAAGGCCGGGCTGCAGGGCTTGAATTTGGAGCAGCTGTTCTACGAGCTGGTTCAGGGAGGGAAATGA
- a CDS encoding ABC transporter permease has translation MDLKELRRQRRSRFTGSLIPYMGYIIQSGVAMVFLLVLIIFSAWYTALLRDIPAGIPIRWIMLVLLVPAAVHSSFRTYLQTPDTIFLLPQGHRMKEYFAPSWVSGNVWKILRLAFVLITLWPLYIRTDTSHKGLLVTLLVLILVKLLASYGLWRETAMLSRPAAIGYNLLRWAVGILMVAAWVWQPSVRALIFIVILAAAYAAALAVPGRHSVPWERLITMEKNQGTRALMVLGWFVDVPGREQRVYARRYLSRWGGGITWQRSSAYRFLLTKSFARGDIFGIVLRIAVLDLFLVWMNQDSYTGSGIYIFFLFLMGIQLTALRKLHSESFWLTVYPLPEGSKGKGTIQFVFRAHLVLALLTGLPLLLQAGARPLPVLGTLACGALLAYLFKAYSTRKEARTDEDDL, from the coding sequence ATGGATTTGAAGGAGCTGCGCCGGCAGCGGCGCAGCCGGTTCACAGGAAGCCTGATCCCCTATATGGGTTATATCATTCAGAGCGGTGTAGCCATGGTGTTTCTGCTGGTCCTGATTATCTTCTCGGCCTGGTATACTGCACTGCTGCGCGATATTCCGGCAGGCATTCCCATCCGCTGGATTATGCTGGTCCTGCTGGTGCCTGCGGCGGTGCACAGCAGCTTCCGGACCTATCTGCAGACTCCGGATACGATCTTCCTGCTGCCGCAGGGCCACCGGATGAAGGAGTATTTCGCCCCTTCATGGGTCAGCGGGAATGTGTGGAAGATCCTGCGCCTGGCTTTTGTACTGATTACGTTATGGCCGCTGTACATACGCACGGATACATCCCATAAGGGACTGCTGGTTACGCTTCTGGTCCTGATCCTGGTGAAGCTGCTCGCCAGCTACGGGTTATGGCGGGAGACTGCTATGCTCTCCCGTCCGGCCGCCATAGGCTACAACCTGCTGCGCTGGGCAGTGGGCATCCTAATGGTTGCTGCCTGGGTATGGCAGCCTTCCGTCCGCGCGCTGATCTTTATCGTGATTCTGGCCGCAGCCTACGCGGCCGCGCTGGCCGTACCCGGCCGGCACTCTGTTCCGTGGGAGCGCCTGATTACGATGGAGAAGAATCAGGGAACCCGGGCGCTTATGGTCCTCGGCTGGTTCGTTGATGTCCCAGGACGTGAGCAGCGGGTCTATGCCCGGCGCTATTTGTCCCGGTGGGGCGGCGGCATAACCTGGCAGCGGTCTTCCGCCTACCGGTTCCTCTTGACCAAAAGCTTCGCCAGAGGCGATATCTTCGGAATCGTCCTGCGGATTGCCGTACTGGACCTGTTCCTGGTCTGGATGAATCAGGACAGCTACACCGGCAGCGGCATTTATATCTTCTTCCTCTTCCTGATGGGGATTCAGCTGACGGCGCTGCGCAAGCTGCACAGCGAGTCGTTCTGGCTGACCGTGTATCCGCTGCCGGAAGGCAGCAAGGGCAAGGGAACCATCCAGTTTGTATTCCGGGCGCATCTGGTGCTGGCCCTGCTGACCGGACTGCCTCTTCTGCTTCAGGCGGGAGCGCGTCCGCTGCCGGTTCTGGGAACATTGGCGTGCGGAGCGCTGCTGGCCTATCTGTTCAAGGCCTATTCCACCCGTAAGGAAGCCCGGACGGATGAGGATGACTTGTAG